From a region of the Pukyongiella litopenaei genome:
- a CDS encoding helix-turn-helix domain-containing protein, translating to MTHPVDVHVGKRIRHRRWLIGMTQQQLAGQVGIKFQQIQKYETGANRVSASRLWDIAEALDVPVSFFFEGFDAPVSEDEAAVPAETTVPADILGDKEALDLVRSYYAIPENQRRRLFELARVLSEVA from the coding sequence ATGACCCATCCTGTGGACGTTCATGTGGGCAAGAGAATCCGGCATCGCCGCTGGCTGATCGGAATGACCCAGCAGCAGCTTGCCGGCCAGGTTGGAATCAAGTTCCAGCAGATCCAGAAATACGAAACCGGCGCAAACCGCGTCAGCGCGTCCCGCCTGTGGGATATTGCCGAGGCGCTCGACGTGCCGGTCAGTTTCTTCTTCGAAGGCTTTGACGCGCCGGTATCGGAAGACGAGGCAGCGGTGCCCGCCGAGACCACGGTGCCCGCGGACATCTTGGGGGACAAGGAGGCGCTCGACCTCGTGCGGTCCTATTATGCGATCCCGGAAAACCAGCGTCGGCGCCTGTTCGAACTGGCCCGGGTCCTGAGCGAAGTCGCCTGA